CGTACGGACATTTCCACGGTAGGGCTGCATACCAGTTCTCCTACGATTTGGGCGAATATTTGCCCACGTGCACGTGGCCCCCATGTTCTATACAAGAGGAAAACAATGTGGATGAAAAAGGTCAATTTTCTGAAATAAACCCAATGTGGTTCTCTTAGTTTGTAATAAAGTTGAAGCACATTTTTATCAGAAAACACCTTGAACTCTCTCATAGAACTAGTATAGAACATGACATTTTCATAAGTAGCCtgatcataaatatttgatgtttaatGTAAGATTTGTAAGCTTTTAAAACTTTGACATCAATTTCATATAATTAAATAAGAGGACTGTGTGCCACCCTCCTTAATAGGGGTGGTAGCGGGGCGGGGGCGGGTTGAACAGAAACGCCCTCGCCCCCGCTCCTCGCATTCCGCCCCTGCCCCTGCCCCCATATTGTCAACCGGGTTGAAAACCTCTCTCAACCCCACACCCGTAGGGAacctggcggcggtggcggatctAGGAAGCAGGCCGGCCCTAAGAGGGGCGAGCGGTGCGGCCGCTCTGAGGCCCCAAAATCGGAGGGAGAGGCAGGGGCAGTGTTGACGGTGAACCGCCGGTAGTGGACGCAACCACGTGGAGCAGGTCCTTCCAGAGTGGTGGCAGCACCGAAGCAGGGAAGCCTGAAGCTGGCGAGGCAGTCCCCTGCAAGTAGAGGTGGCCCAGCCTCGAAAGGCGGCGAGTGGGAGCTCATCCCTCCAGTCGATGGCTGTGGTCCGGAGGAGGGGCCATGCAATGAGGATGGGGGCGCGGAGGTTAGCGACGGCGACAACCTGTTGGGGCAGCGATGGTGAGGCGAAGACCATGACAACATGTTGCTAGCTGCTTGACGTGACGATGAATGACGAGAGGTTGAAGATGGGGGCATTTCTGTCCAATATGGATAAAATATGTATACTAGTGGCATGtttcaaattatataaaaatagtaATAGCATTGGTACAAATACACGAATTGTAATGGCATATTTTGAATCCGTTAAATTTATAATGGAATGTATTTGATTAACCCTTATTATTTTGTTCGACTGGCATATGCGTCtgtatattttgttttaattttatatagtttCAAATTTTGCTTCTAATATTATCACGTCAACTTTATGTATCGTTATATCAGTTAAAATTAGGGTAATATTGAGGGATcttgtttgtactaattttaaaaattaaggaTGCGTTCGTATCCGACTTTACGATGATTTTCAaactcgacgacgacgacgacaaatCTCGACCGAACTTTTCCCGTTCCGGAAACCTTCGCGGCCAACCATGCCGCCGTCTCCCTCACCTCTCGTTCCCGCCTCTTCGCCAAcagagggccgccgccgccgccgcccctatCACGGTCGCCTCCTTCAAGAACACAACTGCGCGCACCCGCGGCGCGTGACGCGGCCGGCGTCATCCCCACgcttctcgccggcggcggcagccggtgTCCTGAACCCTTCGAGGAGACCCCTGCGAGCTCCATCATCGTGGTAAGCTGAGCGTGTGTAATGAAATTCTATGTAGCAGCGTTTTGATCTTCTGGTTTGGGTGAGTTTGGTTTCATTTCTCCGATACATGCTAGGTGCTCGATGAAATGTCGCCATGGAGATCGGTTTACTCATCGAGGACATCGGCGTGCAGCATAACAGCAGGAGACGTAACGTACCACCTCAGGACGCAGAATTTGGAAGATGCTCAGGTGTGAAGGTTCCTTTAGTTATCCACAAGCAAATTTCAAATTGTGCTATCGAGTTTATTGAGATGAAACTAGACAGTTATTACCACCATTTTTATGTGATCGCAGCATCAAAAAGAAAGTCTGAATTTTACACGGAAAACGGCTCAAAATATTTTATCTTAGGTGCATTTCCCTCTGGAATATTAGCTAATTGAATGATGGCACTGTGGCTAAATTTGGTAGCTTCAGCTATACCTGAAGTTCTGAAACCTGAACAGATACCTGAATATAAAGACTTAGTTTTCTTTCTCAACCAATAATAATACGATTATCTAGATTGTCGAGAGTTTTCTGCTATAATGTTTATTTTCACCAACAATAACCATCCAGAGCTTGTTTCTATCAGAATTTCTTTCTGTGTCAGTGTGCGGATGAGTGAAGCAGTGAGGGGCTGAGGGCTGCATAATTGCATAAATACTATAGTGGATTAAATAAACACACAAATTGAAATTCACCAGCCGTAGACGAATTTTCTGCGGTAAAAGCTTAAGAACCAGTTGATGGAAATCTTATTGTAAACTAGCAGCATACAGGcgtaattaaaaatatatattgtagtGTTTCTATGTAGATTCCCCAAGTGTCCTGTGTCTGATCTATACTTTTCGGTTCAACAACAAGACTATGACCGAGTACTTTGTATTGTCCTCCGCAAGGTGCCTCTCTACATTCCGTGCATACCTCTGAAAGAGCTCGTCGAGTATACATTCTCCGAAATGGCTTGCCAGCAAGGGCTCGAACACTGCTCTGATGCTCTTGGCAACATTCACCCCATGCTGAGGGCTGCTGCACATGCCATCATTTTCCATGTCATCATAGGGATCCCAGTTTGACTCAAAGAGCTGGATATGGTCAATGCCAAAGAGCTTGTTCAATGCGATCACTGCTTTTACTTCATCAATGGATGGCCCATACAGTGGTAGGTTGAATGACTCCAGCTTTTCCCTCTCCACAAGGCCCTGATGCACAAAATCACAAAGCACAATTTAAAAGCTTCTGCAAGCAATGCACATATATCATTTAGCAGCAGGGCATTGATTCTGCATGAAAAGAGTAAAGCTTTAGACCTCAGTAACAAGGGCTTGTAAAGCTTCTGCAAGCAATGCACATAGATGGCTCAGATCTCCATCCAAGACGCCCTCTTTCTTCCTTCCAAGGAATGTGAGCAGCATCTGCCCACCAGGCACTAGTTCCTGATGTCGCAGCTTGAGGAAAAGGGACATGTCCTTCTGAAACTGATCTTGGAACATTTTCACCACCGATGGTGGCATGCTCTTGGCAATGTAAATGTTCCCTCCATTTATGTCTGACATCTTTTCATCCATGTCCTTGATCATCTGAGTAGTAAGAAACAATTAAATATTATCCCAAATTCGGTAGTCTATCGGAAGGATCTTGTAAGGTACAGACCTACTTATGGAAGCACTAATTGAAAACACATGGATCTTGAAAACCGTTGACAAGGACACACTGACTGCTAGTATCAGTTAACAATTTGAAACTGAACTCTTTACATAGCTCTGTTTGTGCCATCTTGATTTTCTTTTACCAATTGAATCATTATAATGCTACTTGCAAGTTGGTGGTTTCCTTAATATAGACACTGATTCCCAATGTGCTAACCAATACGTCTATTTTTGAATCAGTGCATACCATTGACGGCACCATATTGAGATGTGTACCTGAGAACGCCAATGGAGGCAGTACGAGGAATGGAAAAGGTGAACACTTTGGCAAGGGAAAAGCCTGGTGTAGTAGGAGCCTGGTAGCCCAGAGATATAGAATGGAGGCAGTGCTACTCCCTTGGGATGAGATGCTGCGATCGACTTAGTAAACTGTTTAACTGACTTGAACACCTGATTGAAATCATTGCCAGACAGATCATTCAGGAAGAACTGGAGTTCCATGGGATGGCACCTGAGCTCATCATGGTGCTGAGCATCAGCTACCGTGTTGATCACATCGGAGACGAAGAGGAGAGTGTTTGCATCGACAGAAAAGCCTAGGTCAGCAACTATCATAGCTCGAGGATGGAGAGCCATGCACACCTGTCTCACAGCCTTGTCAAGCACCGGCTTGGTCTTGAGCAAAGCCTTTCGCTAGTGCAAAAAAATACAAGTATATGCCTTGTCAGCTGTGGAATACATCCATGAAACGTGTGGTGGAGTTGCATAGAGATGGTTAATTGGTTATTGAAGGTACATCATGATCAGTGTGGTTGCGGCTTGGGCTTGAGAATACACACCTGAAGCCTAGAGTTGTTTGCATAGTTATCCTCTGCTTCCCCTATTGCCATATGGAAGTCATGCTCCAACTTCATGGCTAATAACAAGAGCACTTCAGAAACTCTCGCTGCAATCAGTTTGCTGATTTGCTTACTTGGAACCACTGCGCATCTTCATCTAGTACTCTTTGTTCTATATATAGAGTATAAAAGAGTGGTTTGTTTTGCTACCTGTCCCTTTCAGTTGGATTTGCGTTTTAGGGGATGCAAGGGTAATTGGAACTATATCTGAAGTAGGAAATAACCAAGATCTAGCTAGGAGGATACACAAATATATTCAGCTCCATCCAGaattatagtttttttagagtaaattgtatccacggtacaacaacttggcaggtgggtgcgatatagtgcaagaacttgagaattgaacgtccgagtgcaacaacttgacaagtggatgcgttctagtacaagaacttgacaatttagtattttggtgaaTCAATTTAGCTAAACATATGCTAGGTGAGGTTTTTCACGATGTCAACATGCCAATACACAGTAATCCTAcggatattaccttataatattgaatttaatctttaagaattatattACACATACAATTTACATTCAGTTAcctttaagaaattttattttcttcaccttctcaaataACACTTTGGCAAGGAAAAGCTTATTGTAGTAGGAGCTTGGCAGCCCAGAGATAGAGTGGAGGTAACGGTACTCGCTTGGGACAACCTACTGAAATTGACTTCGTAAACCGTTGAAGCGACTAGAACAACCGGTTGAAGTCATTTCTAGGAAGATCATTCAGCTGGAACTCCATGGAATGACACCCGAGCTCATTGTGATGCTGAGCATCAGCTACTGTGCTGATCACCATGGAGACGAAGAGGAGAGTGTGATGCCGACAGAGCAGTCTAAGTCAGCAACCACCATATTAGGCTGTGTTTTTTGGAGGAATTAGGAGCCTCTCCCCTCCGCACACAAACACATGATTAAAATAAGTATTATCTATAAAAAGCTTAAaattggattaatatgatttttttaaagcaaatttcctatagaatttttttttgttacaaaaCACGTACCGTTTAGTAATTTAAAAAGTGTGCATGTGAAAAACGAAGTAACACAGCCAATTGGAGGTAGGAGAGCCGTGTACACCTGTCTCACAACCTTGTCAAGTACCGGCTTGGTCTTCATGTTAGCCTTTCACTAGTACAAAAAATGCAAATGAGTTCCTTGTCAGCTGTGGAGTACACGCAAACATTTGGCAGAGAGTTGCAATTGTAGGTGCTATTGAAGATACATCATGATCAGTGTCGACGTGTGGTTGAGACTTGGGATCAAGGACAAACCTGAAACCTAGAGTTGTTGGCATAGTTTGCCTCTGCTTCAGCTATTGCCATGTGGAAGTCACGCTCCATCTTCGTGACTAACAAATAGTCTTGAGAAACTCTTGGTGCAAATGATTTTCGGGTTTGCTTACTTGGAACCAGTGTGCATCTGCGTTCAGTGTCCTTGTTCTATATGTAGAACAGAAGAGAGATTTTGCTTTGCTAGCTGCCATTTCGGTTTATAGAATTCATGGAAAGATAAATCAAGATCCAGCGAGGAAGATAAGCAAATATATTCCCACAACCATATGTTCCATTTTACACTGGACTGTCCGATACAGAGAATGCATGGATAACAGATGAAGTATTTCAAGATTTCATCAAGATAATGGAAGGTAAGCAATATATTCAGCTGTACAGCGATTATTTCattttatattagttataaatGTCCATGTGTTTGCTTCCAATAAAAATGATTGTATATATGTAGTAGTATCTTTTCATAACAGTTTTTCCATTGAAAACAGCATTAacattagagtaaatttcagaaagttATAGCTTTTTGTTAAATTATCAGTTTGCTGCATTTTTAGTAAGGCGTTACATAAAACCATACAGTAGTAGTTGATAACTTTATCCAAAAACTACATTTTTGTTCATGTGGCAGCTCTGCAACCACATTCCACACATGCAACATTCATATTGTTGTAATTTGGGGCCACGTGTTACGATTTTCTATTAAAATTGTTGTTATTATCACAGTTGTCGGAGGTTGAACTCCTTAAGCAGGGGACTGTGAGGCCCCCTTTGTTaattcggccgggggcagcgggtgagaatCGAGGACTCGGTGGAAGATGTGATATAGAGGGGGTCAGGcacgatgagacaaaaggggtttatacagattcaggccgctgagaagcgtaacaccctactcctgtgcttggTAAATCGAGTATGGAATACAATAGCTTGAATCTTTGAGACCCAAGCGTGAGTTAGCCAAGGAACCGATCTCTCCTTCTcactaggcctggacctccttttatatctcaaggtgCTGCTACATGGGCCCAGAAGTCTACCTAGGAAGGAAGGAGAACATTCTTTACATTAAACACATGTCTTGTGCCTTGTCTTGGAAGCCACACACACGGGCGCCGCAGCATGGGGCCCATCAAATCGAAGCGGCTGACACTGGGGATGCCCGTGTCATTCaacatttaatgggtgaagacttgtggGTTTCCGTTTGTACCGGGAAACAGGAATCCTGCTTTGACCAGAGCAGATGAACCGACTCCGCCCGGAACAAGAGGCTAAAAGCCCCTCGTTATCATGACGTGACGGGGCATGGCAAGCTGCATGCCGCCTGACGCATGATCGGTGTGCAGGACGCACTACCTCGGTCCCATCAGTCATtcgaccagtcacagaccggtcgggCGCACAGCAcgtcgcattaaatgcggcgtggcgcacCCGCTCAGGCCGCCTTAAATGTGGTCAGGTGGGCGTTGGGACCACCCACCTAACCTCGCACACGTGGCGTCTGCGATGGGGGTCGGGGCAGCCCGATCCCCATCCATGCATGGAGggggtggccgccgccctaccccgggcccgacccctcgggggaGTACCACGTGGGTACTGGGGgtagcctcctccctctagttTTGATACCCTCGGGCCCATATCATCGACAGTGCTGTCGGAGGTGAACTCCTCAAGCGGGGACTATGAGGCCCCCTTTGTTAATTCACCCTCCGACAACAGTTTTGTGAAATGTTTGGCTTAAGTTGTAGGAAAATGGTAGTTTTCATTAAATAGTTGCAGTTTTGTAAACTTTTAATATTATTCGCAAAGTATTTGCTaaatttgtactccctccgtttcgaaatgtttgacgccgttgactttttagcatatgtttgaccgttcgtcttattcaaaaaatttaagtaattattaattcttttcatatcatttaattcattgttaaat
The Oryza sativa Japonica Group chromosome 6, ASM3414082v1 DNA segment above includes these coding regions:
- the LOC4340632 gene encoding anthranilate O-methyltransferase 2, giving the protein MKLEHDFHMAIGEAEDNYANNSRLQRKALLKTKPVLDKAVRQVCMALHPRAMIVADLGFSVDANTLLFVSDVINTVADAQHHDELRCHPMELQFFLNDLSGNDFNQVFKSVKQFTKSIAASHPKGVALPPFYISGLPGSYYTRLFPCQSVHLFHSSYCLHWRSQMIKDMDEKMSDINGGNIYIAKSMPPSVVKMFQDQFQKDMSLFLKLRHQELVPGGQMLLTFLGRKKEGVLDGDLSHLCALLAEALQALVTEGLVEREKLESFNLPLYGPSIDEVKAVIALNKLFGIDHIQLFESNWDPYDDMENDGMCSSPQHGVNVAKSIRAVFEPLLASHFGECILDELFQRYARNVERHLAEDNTKYSVIVLLLNRKV